One genomic region from Candidatus Caldarchaeum subterraneum encodes:
- a CDS encoding molecular chaperone DnaJ yields MPSNDKDYYEILGVPRNATKEEIKRAYRRLALQYHPDRNKSPEAEEKFKEISEAYAVLMDDEKRRLYDMYGKAGVSQTYSTEDIFRSRWFDFEELFRDLGFGGFESLFERLFGFGRRQKSPQPTVVDVEISLEELYRGGVREIPLETYETCQRCGGAGGEPGYVDKCVECGGTGQSVKRVQTGFLYFTSVQPCGRCGGTGRVVRRSCSACRGRGMVSRTEKVVVNIPPGVGDGETLVLRGRGLYDMDAGSRGDLLVRVHVKLGRWFRFEDNRLVMLLPVAPSEVASQREITVPFFDGDIKVKLRRELLDKPLVIRGKGPPMAGGRKSDLEIRLVLKMPEHLGGEALKHYAELLRHESAHMDEERRRFFSH; encoded by the coding sequence ATGCCCTCAAACGACAAAGACTACTACGAGATACTCGGCGTCCCCCGCAACGCAACCAAGGAGGAGATTAAACGAGCCTACCGGAGGCTCGCGCTCCAGTATCACCCCGACAGAAACAAGTCCCCCGAGGCCGAGGAGAAGTTTAAGGAGATAAGCGAGGCCTACGCGGTCCTGATGGATGACGAGAAACGACGGCTCTACGACATGTACGGCAAAGCAGGTGTGTCGCAGACCTATAGCACAGAGGACATCTTCCGCTCAAGATGGTTTGACTTTGAGGAGCTTTTCCGCGACCTCGGCTTCGGCGGCTTTGAATCGCTTTTCGAAAGGCTTTTCGGGTTTGGCAGAAGGCAGAAAAGTCCACAGCCAACCGTCGTCGACGTCGAGATATCGCTTGAAGAACTCTACAGGGGAGGTGTCAGGGAAATTCCCCTCGAGACATATGAGACGTGCCAGCGGTGCGGAGGAGCGGGAGGTGAGCCGGGCTATGTTGACAAATGTGTTGAATGCGGCGGAACGGGGCAGTCTGTTAAACGTGTTCAAACAGGGTTCCTCTACTTTACCTCCGTTCAGCCATGCGGCAGATGTGGGGGGACTGGACGAGTTGTGCGTAGAAGCTGTTCGGCCTGCCGTGGAAGAGGAATGGTTTCGAGGACCGAGAAAGTGGTTGTCAACATTCCTCCGGGAGTTGGCGACGGCGAGACCCTCGTGCTACGTGGACGCGGGCTTTACGACATGGATGCAGGCTCCCGTGGAGACCTTCTCGTAAGAGTGCATGTAAAGCTTGGGCGATGGTTCAGGTTTGAGGACAACAGGCTGGTGATGCTTTTACCCGTAGCGCCCAGCGAGGTTGCTTCTCAGCGTGAAATAACCGTCCCGTTTTTCGACGGCGACATCAAGGTGAAGCTGCGGCGTGAGCTTTTGGACAAGCCTCTTGTTATACGGGGCAAGGGGCCGCCTATGGCCGGCGGTAGAAAGAGCGACCTCGAGATAAGGCTTGTTCTGAAGATGCCTGAGCACCTCGGCGGAGAAGCACTCAAACACTACGCCGAGCTTTTGCGCCACGAGTCCGCGCATATGGACGAGGAGAGGAGACGCTTCTTCTCTCATTAA
- a CDS encoding TatD DNase family protein, with product MIDVHCHLTEEPLFSNLGEVIEEAKKSSVEAIITSGIGPADCEKVLSIVDKVYIYGSLGIEPYALEGYEQVIELIMRNRERVVAVGEVGLDYYWGKKETREMQAKVFREFIQLAKSLDLPLVIHSRSAGKYALDILIEERAERVVMHAFDGSAGEAARGAAKGYFFSVPPSVVRSEQKQKMVRRLGLENLLLESDAPVLGPERGVVNKPSNIAVSAKTIASLKNIPLEKVLEKTTENAKNIFRI from the coding sequence ATGATAGACGTCCACTGCCACCTCACCGAAGAGCCTCTCTTCTCAAACCTCGGCGAAGTAATAGAGGAGGCTAAGAAATCCTCCGTGGAGGCGATAATAACCTCGGGGATAGGCCCCGCGGATTGTGAGAAGGTCCTGAGCATAGTTGACAAGGTTTACATCTACGGGAGTCTCGGCATCGAGCCATATGCCCTCGAGGGCTACGAGCAGGTGATTGAGCTGATTATGAGGAACAGGGAGCGTGTCGTGGCCGTCGGCGAGGTTGGGCTGGACTACTACTGGGGAAAGAAAGAGACAAGGGAGATGCAGGCAAAAGTCTTCCGCGAATTTATACAACTGGCTAAGAGCCTCGACCTTCCGCTCGTCATCCACTCGAGAAGCGCGGGAAAATACGCTCTCGACATTCTCATCGAGGAGAGGGCTGAGAGAGTTGTGATGCATGCCTTCGACGGCTCCGCAGGGGAGGCGGCGCGTGGGGCTGCGAAAGGCTATTTCTTCTCCGTGCCCCCATCCGTGGTGAGGTCAGAGCAGAAGCAGAAAATGGTTAGGAGGCTGGGGCTGGAAAACCTTCTACTGGAGAGCGACGCGCCCGTCCTCGGTCCGGAGCGGGGCGTGGTAAACAAGCCCTCAAACATAGCCGTCTCCGCAAAAACCATCGCATCGCTCAAAAACATACCGCTGGAGAAAGTCCTTGAGAAAACAACAGAAAACGCTAAAAACATATTCAGGATATAG
- a CDS encoding replication factor C large subunit — protein MTQLWTEKHRPRKVSEIVGNKEAVQAFLEWMAGWEKGKPSKKAALLYGPAGVGKTSLVHAYASEKGYEVIETNASDFRTRENIERIVGAASGMASLTMGQRKIILVDEVDGIDARADAGAVTSLADIISKTHVPVVLVANDPWDPRLAPLRDACLMIQFRRIPKPSVAAHLKKIAAAENVRVPEDVLRRIVENSEGDLRSAINDLQMASAALEMGLVTGSRDRKDEIFTALATIFNAKSFNTAQEAARNIDIDHSELMQWILENAPQQLSPTDLAEALENLAKADLYLQRINTRQNWQLLRYAVPMMTAGVALSRKTSPSKFVKFTYPEAIKFLGRTKSIRETLNSISEKVGKKLHMSARKARTEILPYLKIIMSHDGKELAEYFELSPEETQYLRGGEVKKSRAKGRG, from the coding sequence TTGACACAGCTCTGGACAGAAAAACACAGGCCCAGAAAAGTCTCCGAAATCGTGGGGAACAAAGAGGCTGTCCAAGCATTTCTAGAATGGATGGCGGGCTGGGAGAAGGGCAAACCCTCCAAAAAAGCAGCTCTCCTGTATGGGCCAGCCGGCGTCGGAAAAACTTCTCTCGTGCATGCCTACGCGTCTGAAAAAGGATACGAAGTTATAGAGACAAACGCCAGCGACTTTCGGACACGGGAAAACATCGAGAGAATCGTGGGAGCTGCGTCGGGGATGGCTTCGCTTACCATGGGCCAGCGAAAAATCATACTCGTCGACGAGGTCGACGGCATAGACGCGAGAGCGGATGCGGGTGCTGTCACAAGCCTTGCAGACATCATATCCAAAACACATGTCCCCGTTGTCCTTGTTGCAAACGACCCATGGGACCCGCGGCTGGCCCCCCTAAGAGACGCATGCCTGATGATACAGTTTAGGAGAATTCCAAAGCCATCGGTGGCTGCGCATCTCAAGAAAATAGCTGCGGCCGAGAATGTAAGAGTCCCCGAGGATGTTCTACGAAGGATTGTGGAGAACTCTGAAGGAGACCTAAGATCCGCGATAAACGATTTGCAGATGGCTTCGGCCGCTCTCGAGATGGGTTTGGTGACGGGATCAAGGGATAGAAAGGATGAGATTTTCACAGCCCTGGCCACAATCTTTAACGCTAAATCCTTCAACACTGCTCAGGAGGCGGCGCGCAACATCGACATCGACCACTCGGAGCTAATGCAGTGGATACTTGAGAACGCGCCTCAGCAGCTCTCGCCAACCGACTTAGCCGAGGCCCTTGAAAACCTCGCCAAAGCAGACCTCTATCTCCAAAGAATAAACACGCGGCAAAACTGGCAGCTTCTCCGCTACGCCGTGCCGATGATGACCGCGGGTGTCGCACTATCCCGAAAAACATCACCATCAAAATTCGTCAAATTCACCTACCCAGAGGCCATCAAGTTTCTCGGCCGAACAAAATCCATACGTGAAACACTAAACAGCATATCGGAAAAAGTAGGGAAAAAACTTCACATGTCCGCGCGGAAAGCGAGAACCGAGATACTGCCCTACCTCAAAATAATCATGTCCCATGATGGAAAAGAGCTGGCAGAGTATTTCGAATTGTCTCCAGAGGAGACTCAGTATCTTCGCGGCGGCGAAGTGAAGAAGAGCCGTGCTAAGGGCCGTGGCTGA
- a CDS encoding molecular chaperone GrpE — protein sequence MDGMSGEGAESLEELRAQNRELLERLSYALAEMANMRRVMEKEVSRAEQAAAERLLRKLITVYEDLERVVKSLETSEAPPALAQALQMIYRELTNILASEGVEKMDVVGKEFNPFDHEAVEYIDSDTVAVDTVAEVLSNGYRMGDKILKPPRVKVARPSKQTSG from the coding sequence ATGGATGGTATGTCTGGTGAGGGAGCCGAGTCTCTGGAGGAGTTGAGGGCGCAGAACAGGGAGTTGTTGGAGCGGCTTTCCTACGCGTTGGCTGAGATGGCTAACATGCGGCGTGTGATGGAGAAGGAGGTTAGCCGTGCTGAGCAGGCGGCTGCCGAGAGGCTGTTAAGGAAACTGATAACTGTGTATGAGGATTTGGAGAGAGTGGTCAAAAGCCTCGAAACATCAGAGGCTCCGCCAGCCCTTGCACAAGCTCTCCAGATGATTTACCGCGAGCTAACAAACATCCTCGCATCAGAAGGCGTGGAGAAGATGGATGTGGTGGGCAAAGAGTTCAACCCCTTCGACCATGAAGCCGTTGAATACATCGACTCCGACACAGTGGCTGTCGACACCGTGGCGGAAGTTTTGTCCAACGGCTACCGCATGGGAGACAAAATTCTAAAACCCCCAAGAGTCAAGGTCGCGAGACCAAGTAAGCAAACCAGCGGATGA
- a CDS encoding molecular chaperone DnaK: protein MAEKIIGIDLGTSNSAAAVVIGGRPTIIPSVEGVTLYGKAFPSYVAITKEGDLLVGEPARRQAVLNPEGTVTAWKRRMGTDYRYNLHGKEFTPQQLSAFLLQKIKRDAEAFLGEPVKKAVITVPAYFNDNQRQATKDAGVIAGLEVVRIINEPTAAALAYGLNKLDQEMKILVFDLGGGTLDVTIMEFGQGVFEVLATAGDTQLGGTDMDKALVDYIVDTYRRETGIDLSNDKSAMNRIREAAERAKIELSSMTETEINLPYIAYDSSGPKNLYMRINRATLEQLVKPIVERCRGPVMQALQDAKLKPEEIDKIILVGGPTRMPIIQQFIKEVLGKEPERGVDPMECVAMGAAIQAAIISGEMKDKDIVLLDVVPISLGVETLGGIFTKIIERNTTIPVRRSEIFTTAADFQTSVEIHVLQGERPMAADNVSLGRFTLSGIPPAPRGVPKIEVTFDINADGILTVTAKDLGTGKDVSVKITAPHRLSKEEVERMIREAEQFAEQDRRKKQEAELRNEADGLIYTVEKALKEFGDKVSPEAKKEVEDDLAKLKEALAGKDIQAIKTALEKLRASAQKIGTAVYGQREDQQKKS from the coding sequence ATGGCTGAGAAAATTATAGGCATAGACCTGGGTACAAGTAACTCGGCTGCTGCGGTGGTGATAGGCGGAAGGCCAACCATCATACCCTCAGTCGAGGGTGTCACGCTCTACGGCAAGGCATTCCCATCATATGTCGCCATAACAAAGGAAGGCGACCTGCTTGTCGGCGAGCCTGCTAGAAGACAGGCGGTGCTCAATCCCGAGGGGACGGTGACTGCGTGGAAACGGAGGATGGGCACAGACTATCGCTACAACCTTCATGGCAAAGAGTTTACGCCTCAGCAGCTATCCGCCTTTCTTCTCCAGAAGATTAAGCGTGATGCCGAGGCTTTTCTAGGCGAGCCTGTGAAAAAGGCTGTCATAACTGTTCCTGCATATTTCAACGATAATCAGCGGCAGGCGACGAAGGATGCTGGAGTGATTGCTGGGTTGGAGGTTGTGAGGATTATCAACGAGCCGACGGCAGCTGCTCTAGCCTATGGACTCAACAAGCTTGACCAAGAGATGAAGATTCTCGTGTTCGACCTCGGGGGCGGAACTCTTGACGTCACGATTATGGAGTTTGGGCAGGGGGTTTTCGAGGTTTTGGCCACGGCGGGAGACACGCAGCTAGGCGGCACAGACATGGACAAGGCCCTCGTAGACTACATCGTGGACACCTACCGCCGTGAAACAGGCATCGACCTCTCAAACGACAAATCCGCCATGAACAGAATAAGAGAAGCCGCTGAAAGAGCTAAGATAGAGCTGTCCTCGATGACCGAGACCGAGATAAACCTGCCCTACATCGCCTACGACTCGAGCGGGCCCAAAAACCTCTACATGCGCATAAACCGGGCAACACTCGAGCAGTTGGTTAAACCTATCGTCGAAAGATGCAGAGGCCCTGTGATGCAGGCTCTTCAAGACGCCAAGCTCAAGCCCGAGGAGATAGACAAGATAATTCTCGTCGGAGGCCCCACGAGAATGCCCATCATCCAGCAGTTTATCAAAGAGGTGTTGGGTAAGGAACCGGAGCGCGGCGTCGACCCCATGGAGTGCGTAGCTATGGGTGCCGCAATTCAGGCGGCGATAATCTCTGGCGAGATGAAGGACAAGGACATAGTTTTGCTTGATGTTGTCCCGATTTCGCTCGGTGTCGAGACGCTGGGCGGAATATTCACCAAAATCATAGAAAGAAACACAACCATTCCTGTGCGGAGAAGCGAGATATTCACAACCGCAGCAGATTTTCAGACAAGCGTGGAGATACATGTGCTTCAGGGGGAGAGGCCCATGGCGGCTGACAACGTCTCTCTCGGTAGGTTCACGTTATCAGGAATACCGCCGGCGCCGAGAGGTGTGCCGAAGATAGAGGTGACCTTCGACATCAACGCCGATGGTATCCTCACGGTGACGGCCAAGGACCTCGGCACAGGAAAAGATGTCAGCGTCAAGATAACCGCTCCACATAGACTCTCTAAAGAGGAGGTTGAGAGAATGATACGTGAGGCTGAGCAGTTCGCTGAGCAGGATAGAAGGAAGAAGCAGGAGGCGGAGCTGCGGAACGAAGCCGACGGCCTCATCTACACCGTTGAAAAAGCCTTGAAAGAGTTCGGCGACAAGGTTTCTCCCGAGGCTAAGAAAGAGGTTGAAGACGACCTCGCCAAGCTGAAGGAAGCCCTCGCAGGCAAAGACATACAGGCCATCAAAACAGCTCTCGAGAAGCTCAGGGCCTCGGCGCAGAAAATAGGCACAGCCGTCTATGGACAGAGAGAAGACCAGCAGAAGAAGAGCTAA
- a CDS encoding archaeal cell division control protein 6 — MSAALDEFLGSMSVFSHEERLSPEYVPDKLLFRERELELLFSFFSSLLRDEKSFHVRVFLSGAVGTGKTSLAKLFGQEIERKGLGLGRKIRFVHVNCRIHKSLYTALRKTAEALGVEIPRRGYSDEEILEIIVSFLRFNKTRLILCLDEVEALIAEEGSGPIYLLTRSSEDIEAGALVSLILIFRGADFLERLDGQTLSGMGSNSIHLEEYSRDQLFEILRYRASEAFVKNAISDEVLDFLAEVAAERKDARYAIDLLWRSGKYAEAEGSSAVTAEHVRKALASVYPTIRRENLAYLRPDERIVLLSAARSMLGNKASVTSQDVYETYKLVCEELRQEAKGYTSFWEILQQLQDLGFLRLSVKSEGARGRKTFVYLPGIPAQLLEQELVKGLSHGP, encoded by the coding sequence ATGTCGGCTGCTTTGGATGAGTTTTTAGGGAGTATGTCTGTTTTCAGCCATGAGGAGAGGCTTTCACCAGAGTATGTGCCTGATAAGCTTCTTTTCCGCGAGAGAGAGCTGGAGCTTCTCTTCTCTTTCTTTTCTTCGTTGTTGAGGGATGAGAAGTCGTTTCATGTAAGGGTGTTTTTGTCGGGTGCGGTGGGGACCGGGAAGACCAGCTTGGCCAAGCTCTTTGGCCAAGAGATTGAGCGCAAAGGCCTCGGCTTAGGCCGGAAAATCAGGTTTGTCCACGTAAACTGTCGCATACACAAGTCTCTCTACACAGCTCTCCGAAAAACCGCCGAAGCGTTAGGAGTAGAGATTCCGAGAAGAGGCTACTCCGATGAGGAGATACTCGAGATTATCGTCAGCTTTCTCCGCTTCAACAAGACTCGGCTTATCCTATGCCTCGACGAAGTAGAGGCGCTCATCGCCGAGGAGGGTTCTGGGCCAATCTATCTCCTCACGAGAAGCAGCGAAGACATCGAGGCGGGGGCTCTTGTCTCCCTCATCCTGATTTTCCGCGGAGCAGATTTTCTCGAGAGGCTTGACGGACAGACGCTGAGCGGGATGGGCAGTAACAGCATCCACCTCGAGGAATACAGCCGCGACCAGCTCTTCGAAATTCTCCGCTACAGGGCTTCAGAGGCATTTGTGAAGAACGCCATCAGCGATGAGGTGCTTGATTTTTTGGCTGAAGTGGCTGCTGAGAGGAAGGACGCGAGATACGCCATCGACCTCTTGTGGAGGTCGGGAAAATACGCTGAGGCTGAGGGCAGCTCTGCCGTGACTGCTGAGCATGTGAGAAAGGCTCTAGCGAGCGTGTATCCCACCATACGTCGAGAAAACCTCGCATACCTCAGGCCGGATGAAAGGATTGTGCTGCTTTCGGCGGCTCGGAGCATGCTTGGAAACAAGGCCAGCGTTACTTCGCAGGATGTTTACGAGACCTATAAGCTGGTCTGTGAGGAGCTGAGGCAGGAGGCGAAAGGCTATACAAGCTTCTGGGAGATTCTTCAGCAGTTGCAGGACCTCGGGTTTCTAAGGCTCTCGGTGAAGAGCGAGGGCGCTCGGGGCAGGAAAACCTTTGTATATCTCCCCGGCATACCGGCCCAGCTCTTGGAGCAGGAGCTAGTCAAAGGCCTCAGCCACGGCCCTTAG
- a CDS encoding replication factor C small subunit, whose product MSASDVKNLPWVEKYRPRRLDDVVNQEQVVEALKNIVVSKNVPHMLFAGPPGTGKTATAHAFAQDLFGPRYIEDGHFIEINASDERGIETIRERVKTYARSVPFGGIGFRLLLLDESDQLTDAAQHAFRRTMEQFSTTCRFILAANYSNRIIEPIQSRCAVLRFKPLSKDMVETMLKKIAASENIKLDDSAIDAIYEFSLGDMRKAINILQSAASISKTIDSKTIYDVMGVVSRGEITRMLQLVLDGKFIEARNLLRELLYVQGYQPTDIVSSIAREIPLLPVSEQDKLRLMDLIGETDYRISEGGTPEVQLQAFLAKLALVKRSGA is encoded by the coding sequence TTGTCAGCATCTGACGTGAAAAACCTGCCATGGGTCGAAAAATACAGGCCGAGAAGGCTCGACGACGTGGTTAACCAGGAGCAGGTTGTAGAAGCGTTGAAAAACATAGTTGTGTCAAAGAATGTGCCGCACATGCTTTTCGCCGGGCCTCCGGGAACGGGTAAAACAGCCACGGCTCATGCTTTTGCGCAAGACCTTTTCGGCCCACGCTACATCGAGGACGGCCACTTTATCGAGATAAACGCCTCCGATGAGAGAGGCATCGAAACCATTAGGGAAAGGGTGAAGACATACGCGCGCTCAGTTCCATTCGGAGGCATAGGGTTCAGGCTTCTCCTCCTGGACGAAAGCGACCAGCTCACCGACGCGGCTCAACACGCTTTCCGCAGAACCATGGAGCAGTTCTCGACAACATGCAGGTTCATACTCGCGGCCAACTACAGCAACAGGATAATAGAGCCGATACAGTCAAGATGCGCGGTTCTCAGGTTCAAACCACTCAGCAAAGACATGGTGGAAACTATGCTAAAGAAGATAGCTGCGTCGGAGAATATCAAGCTCGATGACTCAGCTATCGACGCAATATACGAGTTCTCCTTGGGTGATATGAGGAAAGCCATCAACATTCTCCAATCAGCAGCCTCAATATCCAAGACAATCGACTCAAAAACAATTTACGACGTGATGGGGGTGGTAAGCAGAGGCGAGATTACGAGAATGTTGCAACTTGTTCTCGACGGAAAGTTCATAGAAGCACGCAACCTGCTCAGAGAACTACTGTATGTCCAGGGATATCAGCCAACAGACATCGTGTCATCGATAGCTCGCGAAATACCTCTTCTCCCAGTCTCGGAGCAGGATAAACTGCGTTTAATGGACCTTATAGGAGAAACAGACTATCGCATCTCTGAGGGCGGGACACCGGAGGTTCAGCTACAAGCCTTCCTCGCTAAACTCGCTTTGGTCAAAAGGTCTGGAGCTTGA